In Amycolatopsis jiangsuensis, the following proteins share a genomic window:
- a CDS encoding Rrf2 family transcriptional regulator codes for MSANSRMTMAVHILTWMAFDRRGSDKEIATSQRIASSVNTNPVVIRRCLTELKDAGLVEAQRGRGGGWILTRDAAEITLLDVYRALGEEPIFGMYTTPPDAECYVGHGIETTLTGIYAEATRAMSDVLAARTIRDVLRESLTDFPELWESQGFAPAPL; via the coding sequence GTGAGCGCGAATTCCCGGATGACGATGGCCGTGCACATCCTGACGTGGATGGCGTTCGACCGGCGCGGCAGCGACAAGGAGATCGCCACCTCACAGCGGATCGCCAGCAGCGTCAACACCAACCCCGTGGTGATCCGGCGCTGCCTGACCGAGCTCAAGGACGCCGGTCTGGTCGAAGCGCAGCGCGGCCGCGGCGGCGGCTGGATCCTGACCCGCGACGCCGCGGAGATCACGCTGCTCGACGTGTACCGAGCGCTCGGCGAAGAGCCCATCTTCGGCATGTACACCACACCACCGGACGCCGAGTGCTACGTCGGCCACGGCATCGAAACCACCCTCACCGGCATCTACGCCGAAGCCACCCGGGCGATGAGCGACGTGCTGGCCGCCCGGACCATCCGGGACGTGCTGCGCGAAAGCCTCACCGACTTCCCCGAACTCTGGGAGTCGCAAGGCTTCGCGCCCGCACCTCTGTGA